The genomic stretch ATGGCGTTTATGATGAGATTGAGGAAGGCCTGTTGGAGCTGAGCCATATCGCCAAGCGTAGGCGGTATCCGACCGAACCGTCTAACGATCTCTATTCCCTGATCTCTCGCCTCGATCTTGACCAGGTTCAGCACTCTGTTCAATACGTCGTTAAGATCGAGCGTCTCAAGCCTCATGGTAGGCGGTTTGACGAAGCGCGAGAGGTTCTTGACCAGATCCTCCAGCCGTTTGATCTCCCCGGCGATCACCTTGATATATTCCCTGACCTCCTCTCCGTTTTCCAGCTTCTCGTCATGCAGGGTTTCCTCAAGCAGTTCGAGGTTTATACTTATGCCGCTCAGCGGATTTTTGATCTCATGTGCAAGGCTGGCGGTTATTCTGCCGAGAGCAGCCAAGGTATCGGCGCGTCTGATCCTGCTCTGAAGCAGCTTCATCTCCGATAGGTCCTTGATCAGCAGTATAGCACCCACCGCCTGTCCCTCTGAATCCCTCAACACGGCGGTGTTGAGCTGGAGCGTGAGCCGTCTGCCGGAGGATGTGACGCACTCGATCTCCTTGTCCTCTACGATCTGTTCCCTCTCTAACACATCGGATATCAGGCTTTTAAGCACCGGTTTATCTCCGAGGAGTTTGGCGTAATCCGTCCCCGCTGCGGCGCTCTCATCCAATTCCAGAATCTCAAAGGCCGCCCTGTTGATAAGCCTGACCTTTCCATCGAGCCCCACCGTGATGACGCCGCGTGTGATACTGTGGAGGATATAGTCGTTGTATAACTTCAGCTCCAGGAGCTTCCTATACCTGATTCTGAGCGTAAAGGCAAGGATAAATCCCACATAGGCGCAGAACGCCGATATCCCCAACGTCATCAAGGGTGAAGGGCGTCCCGTGCTTAGATAGAGGATCAGGATCGCCGCTAGAGTTATCGCTAAGGCCAGAACCGTCAACTGGCCTTTTGTCCTGAGGATATGGCGTCTGCGCATTCCTCCATCACCCCTCCACCATTTCCCTCAGATACTTTATGCTCTCGCGGGCTATGAACTGCGGGGAGGGATCGAACTCGAAGACCTCGACGGAGAGATATCCCTCATATCCGACCTCCTTAAGGGCGGCGATAATAGGTTTATAATCCACTTCCCCTGAGCCCGGGTATCGCCGGTTTTTATCGTTGGCATGGAAGTGGGCTAGATATCGAGCGTGCTTTCTGATCTCGGCGGGGATATCCAACTCCTCCGTCGACATCGAATACACATCCAGAATGAGCCTGAATGCGGGGTTATCGATCTCCTCGACCATCTTCGCCGCCTCGTCAGGCAGGTTGATGAAGTTGGTCTGTCCACGGTGCAGT from Candidatus Poribacteria bacterium encodes the following:
- a CDS encoding PAS domain-containing protein, which produces MRRRHILRTKGQLTVLALAITLAAILILYLSTGRPSPLMTLGISAFCAYVGFILAFTLRIRYRKLLELKLYNDYILHSITRGVITVGLDGKVRLINRAAFEILELDESAAAGTDYAKLLGDKPVLKSLISDVLEREQIVEDKEIECVTSSGRRLTLQLNTAVLRDSEGQAVGAILLIKDLSEMKLLQSRIRRADTLAALGRITASLAHEIKNPLSGISINLELLEETLHDEKLENGEEVREYIKVIAGEIKRLEDLVKNLSRFVKPPTMRLETLDLNDVLNRVLNLVKIEARDQGIEIVRRFGRIPPTLGDMAQLQQAFLNLIINAIEAMPQGGKLTVTTRWDEPHNLIKASISDTGVGMHPEEQDRVFEFYYTTKENGTGMGLPIALKIIKDHGGDIDLESQVGVGTTFTVILPVRGEGNGGQNTDS